A single Clavibacter nebraskensis NCPPB 2581 DNA region contains:
- a CDS encoding alpha/beta fold hydrolase — protein sequence MSASAAVDAATVPAAGPDGLPLPGLDPAWSRVVRAGGHGWHLLDTGERLAATGAPVAGTILCVHGNPTWSYLWRRIAAESLARAERDPSRPAWRVVAVDQLDMGFSERTGTARTLPTRLDDLQALTDELGLSGSAARAPVVTLGHDWGGVVSLGWALRNRDVLAGVMALNTAVHQEEGVPIPWPLRLALATGIHDAATRGTPGFLATTLALAHPPLDPAVRRAFAAPYRGADRRAGIRGFVADIPVGPAHPSHATLTSIAEGLRDLDVPALFVWGPRDPIFSDVYLSDLLERLPHAEVHRVEGAGHLVAEDHDYASAALDWLADRIAPGSDRSPAPARAAAPVRPLGALLEELRDSDDPVLVEMAPRGGGGPRTVSWRLLSRRVREIAAGLHARGLRAGDRVSLLVPPGADLTALLYACLRIGAIVVVADAGLGVKGLGRAVAGSRPDMVVGIPAGLALARALGWPGERISVTTLAPPVARALGVAASLPEIARDGRAQVLPPEPAADDDAAILFTSGSTGPAKGVVYTHRQLAALRDTLGSRFDVGVGTGLVAGFAPFALLGPALGATSVTPDMDVTRPRDLTASALAAAARAADATVVFASPAALANVVATADALTDADRAALGRVRSLLSAGAPLSEALLTRAAALVPAAQVHTPYGMTEGLLLTDVTLEGIRDAARRGDAGVCVGVPVDPVDIRISRLDADGAATGALTSEPGVTGEIVAAAPHVHDRYDRLHVTDRAARRDSADGIRRHRTGDVGHLDAQGALWVEGRLPHVITTADGVLTPVGPEQRAESAPGVGRAAAVGVGPAGVQQLVLVVETVPAARRVGLAGADLAGVVRAAVGDPVAAVIVVPVLPTDVRHNSKVDRARLGRWAAGILAGGRVTAP from the coding sequence GTGAGCGCATCGGCCGCGGTCGACGCGGCGACCGTCCCCGCGGCAGGCCCCGACGGGCTGCCGCTGCCCGGCCTCGATCCCGCCTGGTCGCGCGTCGTGCGCGCGGGCGGGCACGGCTGGCACCTGCTCGACACGGGGGAGCGGCTGGCGGCCACGGGCGCGCCCGTCGCGGGCACGATCCTGTGCGTGCACGGGAACCCCACCTGGTCGTACCTGTGGCGGCGCATCGCGGCGGAGTCGCTGGCGCGCGCCGAGCGGGATCCGTCGCGGCCGGCCTGGCGCGTGGTCGCCGTCGACCAGCTCGACATGGGCTTCTCCGAGCGCACGGGCACCGCGCGCACGCTGCCGACGCGGCTCGACGACCTGCAGGCGCTCACCGACGAGCTCGGGCTCTCGGGATCCGCCGCCAGGGCGCCCGTGGTCACGCTCGGCCACGACTGGGGCGGCGTCGTCAGCCTCGGCTGGGCGCTCCGCAACCGCGACGTGCTCGCCGGGGTCATGGCGCTCAACACGGCCGTGCACCAGGAGGAGGGCGTGCCCATCCCGTGGCCGCTGCGGCTCGCGCTCGCCACGGGGATCCACGACGCCGCCACGCGCGGCACGCCCGGCTTCCTCGCCACCACGCTCGCGCTCGCGCACCCGCCGCTGGATCCCGCCGTGCGGCGCGCGTTCGCGGCGCCGTACCGGGGTGCCGACCGCCGCGCCGGGATCCGCGGCTTCGTCGCCGACATCCCCGTGGGCCCCGCGCACCCCAGCCACGCGACCCTCACGTCCATCGCCGAGGGCCTCCGCGACCTCGACGTGCCTGCCCTGTTCGTCTGGGGCCCGCGCGACCCGATCTTCTCCGACGTCTACCTCTCCGACCTCCTCGAGCGCCTGCCGCACGCCGAGGTGCACCGCGTCGAGGGCGCCGGCCACCTCGTCGCCGAGGACCACGACTACGCCTCGGCCGCGCTCGACTGGCTCGCGGACCGGATCGCGCCCGGATCCGACCGTTCGCCGGCGCCCGCTCGCGCCGCCGCCCCGGTCCGCCCGCTCGGCGCGCTCCTCGAGGAGCTGCGCGACAGCGACGATCCCGTCCTCGTGGAGATGGCGCCGCGCGGCGGCGGCGGTCCGCGCACCGTGTCCTGGCGGCTGCTCTCGCGCCGCGTGCGCGAGATCGCGGCGGGCCTCCACGCCCGCGGGCTCCGCGCGGGCGATCGCGTCTCGCTCCTCGTACCGCCGGGCGCCGACCTCACCGCCCTCCTCTACGCGTGCCTCCGCATCGGCGCGATCGTCGTGGTCGCCGACGCGGGCCTCGGCGTGAAGGGCCTCGGGCGCGCGGTCGCGGGATCCCGCCCCGACATGGTCGTCGGCATCCCCGCCGGCCTCGCCCTCGCGCGCGCCCTCGGCTGGCCGGGGGAGCGGATCTCCGTCACGACGCTCGCGCCGCCCGTCGCCCGCGCGCTCGGCGTCGCCGCGAGCCTGCCGGAGATCGCCCGCGACGGCCGCGCACAGGTCCTGCCGCCCGAGCCCGCGGCGGACGACGACGCCGCGATCCTCTTCACCTCGGGATCCACGGGCCCCGCCAAGGGCGTCGTCTACACGCACCGCCAGCTCGCCGCCCTCCGCGACACCCTCGGCTCCCGCTTCGACGTGGGCGTCGGCACCGGGCTCGTCGCGGGCTTCGCGCCGTTCGCGCTGCTCGGCCCCGCGCTCGGCGCCACGAGCGTCACGCCCGACATGGACGTGACCCGGCCGCGCGACCTCACCGCGTCCGCCCTCGCCGCCGCGGCCCGCGCGGCCGACGCCACGGTCGTCTTCGCGTCGCCCGCCGCGCTCGCCAACGTGGTCGCGACCGCGGACGCGCTGACGGACGCGGACCGCGCGGCGCTCGGCCGCGTCCGCTCGCTCCTGTCCGCCGGGGCCCCGCTCTCGGAGGCGCTGCTCACGCGCGCCGCCGCGCTCGTCCCGGCCGCCCAGGTCCACACGCCCTACGGGATGACCGAGGGGCTGCTGCTCACCGACGTGACGTTGGAGGGGATCCGCGACGCCGCCCGTCGCGGCGACGCCGGCGTCTGCGTCGGCGTCCCCGTCGACCCGGTCGACATCCGCATCAGCCGGCTCGACGCCGACGGCGCCGCGACCGGCGCCCTCACGTCCGAGCCGGGCGTCACGGGCGAGATCGTCGCCGCCGCCCCGCACGTGCACGACCGGTACGACCGCCTGCACGTCACCGACCGCGCGGCCCGCCGTGACTCGGCCGACGGGATCCGCCGCCACCGCACGGGCGACGTCGGCCACCTCGACGCCCAGGGCGCGCTCTGGGTCGAGGGCCGCCTGCCGCACGTGATCACCACGGCCGACGGCGTGCTCACGCCCGTCGGCCCCGAGCAGCGTGCCGAGTCCGCGCCCGGCGTCGGTCGCGCCGCGGCCGTGGGCGTCGGACCCGCGGGCGTGCAGCAGCTCGTCCTCGTGGTCGAGACCGTGCCCGCCGCGCGTCGCGTCGGCCTCGCGGGCGCGGACCTCGCCGGTGTCGTGCGCGCGGCGGTCGGCGACCCGGTCGCCGCCGTGATCGTCGTGCCCGTGCTCCCCACAGACGTCCGCCACAACTCCAAGGTCGACCGGGCGCGCCTCGGGCGCTGGGCCGCGGGGATCCTCGCGGGCGGTCGGGTCACGGCCCCGTGA
- a CDS encoding 3-oxoacyl-ACP synthase III, whose amino-acid sequence MLLNGNATFRHRNTSLLGLASVLAPHTVTSVEIDDRLKPVLSRLRLPTGLLQRVAGVLERRNWDTSMSFDAAATEAGRTALAQAGVQPSQIGLLINTSVTRAHLEPSVAVSIHNGLGLPSSALNFDIANACLGFVNAMTLAGHLIDSGQIDYAMIVDGEDAGEIRHNTVARLLRPETTRADFLSEFPSLTLGAGAAAAVLGRTSDHPEGHRILGGVTRAATQHHELCIGDVDGMFTDTKELLRGGMELVVDAWKEAAQDDWEWSDMDRYILHQVSDVHTNAIVKAAKLDKSRVPLTYPRYGNVGPASIPITLADQADSLSRGDRVLCMGVGSGLNTAMTEILW is encoded by the coding sequence ATGCTGTTGAACGGTAACGCCACTTTCCGGCATCGGAACACCTCCCTGCTGGGGCTCGCCAGCGTCCTCGCCCCGCACACCGTGACCTCGGTCGAGATCGACGACCGCCTGAAGCCCGTGCTCTCGCGCCTGCGTCTCCCCACCGGTCTCCTGCAGCGCGTCGCGGGCGTGCTCGAGCGCCGCAACTGGGACACGTCGATGTCCTTCGACGCGGCCGCCACCGAGGCCGGGCGCACGGCGCTCGCGCAGGCCGGCGTCCAGCCGTCGCAGATCGGTCTGCTCATCAACACGTCCGTCACGCGCGCGCACCTCGAGCCGAGCGTCGCGGTCAGCATCCACAACGGCCTCGGCCTGCCGTCGTCCGCCCTCAACTTCGACATCGCCAACGCGTGCCTCGGCTTCGTCAACGCGATGACGCTCGCGGGCCACCTCATCGACTCGGGCCAGATCGACTACGCGATGATCGTCGACGGCGAGGACGCCGGCGAGATCCGCCACAACACGGTCGCCCGCCTGCTCCGCCCGGAGACCACGCGCGCCGACTTCCTCAGCGAGTTCCCCAGCCTCACGCTCGGCGCGGGCGCGGCGGCAGCGGTGCTCGGGCGCACGAGCGACCACCCCGAGGGGCACCGGATCCTCGGCGGCGTCACGCGCGCGGCGACCCAGCACCACGAGCTCTGCATCGGCGACGTGGACGGCATGTTCACCGACACGAAGGAGCTGCTCCGCGGCGGCATGGAGCTCGTCGTCGACGCGTGGAAGGAAGCCGCCCAGGACGACTGGGAGTGGTCGGACATGGACCGCTACATCCTCCACCAGGTGTCGGACGTGCACACCAACGCGATCGTCAAGGCCGCGAAGCTCGACAAGTCGCGCGTGCCGCTCACCTACCCGCGCTACGGCAACGTCGGTCCCGCGAGCATCCCCATCACGCTCGCCGACCAGGCCGACAGCCTCAGCCGCGGCGACCGCGTGCTCTGCATGGGCGTGGGCTCCGGCCTCAACACGGCCATGACCGAGATCCTCTGGTAG
- the ispG gene encoding flavodoxin-dependent (E)-4-hydroxy-3-methylbut-2-enyl-diphosphate synthase encodes MPAVNLGMPKVPEVLAPRRKTRQISVGKVKVGGNAQVSVQSMTTTQTTNINATLQQIAELTATGCDIVRVAVPHQDDADVLHILAKKSQIPIIADIHFQPRYVFTAIDAGVGAVRVNPGNIRKFDDQVGAIAKAAKAAGTSIRIGVNAGSLHPSLLQKYGKATPEALVESAVWEASLFEEHDFHDFKISVKHNDPVVMVKAYRLLAERGDWPLHLGVTEAGPAFQGTIKSATAFGILLSEGIGDTIRVSLSAPPAEEVKVGLQILQSLNLRERKLEIVSCPSCGRAQVDVYSLAEQVTEGLKHVNVPLRVAVMGCVVNGPGEAREAELGVASGNGRGQIFVKGEVIKTVPEAEIVQTLIEEANRLAAEMPAGSIGSPEILV; translated from the coding sequence GTGCCAGCAGTCAATCTCGGAATGCCGAAGGTCCCTGAGGTCCTCGCGCCCCGCCGCAAGACCCGTCAGATCAGCGTCGGCAAGGTGAAGGTGGGCGGGAACGCCCAGGTCAGCGTCCAGTCGATGACGACCACGCAGACGACCAACATCAACGCGACGCTCCAGCAGATCGCCGAGCTCACGGCCACGGGCTGCGACATCGTGCGCGTCGCGGTGCCGCACCAGGACGACGCGGACGTGCTGCACATCCTGGCCAAGAAGAGCCAGATCCCGATCATCGCGGACATCCACTTCCAGCCCCGCTACGTCTTCACGGCCATCGACGCCGGCGTCGGCGCGGTGCGGGTGAACCCCGGCAACATCCGCAAGTTCGACGACCAGGTCGGCGCCATCGCGAAGGCCGCCAAGGCCGCGGGCACCTCGATCCGCATCGGCGTCAACGCCGGATCCCTGCACCCGAGCCTCCTGCAGAAGTACGGCAAGGCCACGCCCGAGGCGCTCGTCGAGTCCGCCGTGTGGGAGGCCAGCCTCTTCGAGGAGCACGACTTCCACGACTTCAAGATCTCGGTCAAGCACAACGACCCCGTCGTCATGGTGAAGGCCTACCGCCTGCTCGCCGAGCGCGGCGACTGGCCCCTGCACCTCGGCGTCACCGAGGCCGGGCCGGCCTTCCAGGGCACCATCAAGAGCGCGACCGCGTTTGGGATCCTGCTCTCCGAGGGCATCGGCGACACTATCCGCGTCTCCCTCTCCGCGCCGCCGGCCGAGGAGGTGAAGGTGGGCCTGCAGATCCTGCAGTCGCTCAACCTCCGCGAGCGCAAGCTCGAGATCGTCTCCTGCCCGAGCTGCGGCCGCGCCCAGGTCGACGTGTACTCGCTCGCCGAGCAGGTCACCGAGGGCCTCAAGCACGTCAACGTGCCGCTGCGCGTCGCCGTCATGGGCTGCGTCGTCAACGGACCGGGCGAGGCCCGCGAGGCCGAGCTCGGCGTCGCGTCCGGCAACGGCCGCGGGCAGATCTTCGTCAAGGGCGAGGTCATCAAGACCGTGCCCGAGGCCGAGATCGTCCAGACGCTCATCGAGGAGGCCAACCGCCTCGCCGCGGAGATGCCCGCGGGATCCATCGGCAGCCCCGAGATCCTCGTCTAG
- a CDS encoding M50 family metallopeptidase yields the protein MDGVFLYILGVLIIVVGVAVSIGLHEVGHLVPAKLFGVRVTQYMIGFGPTIFSRRKGETEYGVKAIPLGGYISMIGMFPPQSSRAGTSSTGIAQLVGPDSRRGAADAGSPAAPDADDRAGRGFFDLLVQDARQASAESVGDEEDRAFYKLPVLKRMVIMLGGPAMNFLLAIVLFAIVLCGFGVTTPTTTVGQVNACIVPAGSTSSADAATCPAGAPEAPGAAAGLQPGDTIVSIDGTPITAWDQVTSTVQVSAGKELDVVVERDGARQTLAITPVLTQQAVIGQRGAPEVDEQGNPVTREVGLIGFSPTQAVQQQPLSAAFTTTGENMAAVGNLILNLPQRLVDVGRAAFGGGERDPNGPMSVVGVGRVAGEIASLDETPVASRASAMIGLVASLNVALGMINLLPLLPLDGGHVLGAIVEGVRRFLAKAFGRRDPGPVDVAKLMPLTFVVVIVFGAMSALLIFADLVNPVRLT from the coding sequence ATGGACGGCGTCTTCCTCTACATCCTCGGGGTGCTCATCATCGTGGTCGGCGTCGCCGTGTCCATCGGCCTCCACGAGGTCGGGCACCTGGTGCCCGCGAAGCTCTTCGGCGTGCGCGTCACGCAGTACATGATCGGCTTCGGGCCGACGATCTTCAGCCGCCGCAAGGGCGAGACCGAGTACGGCGTGAAGGCCATCCCGCTCGGCGGCTACATCTCCATGATCGGCATGTTCCCGCCGCAGAGCTCGCGCGCCGGCACGAGCAGCACGGGGATCGCCCAGCTCGTCGGGCCGGACAGCCGCCGCGGTGCCGCCGACGCCGGATCCCCGGCCGCCCCCGACGCCGACGACCGCGCCGGCCGCGGCTTCTTCGACCTCCTCGTGCAGGACGCCCGCCAGGCGAGCGCCGAGAGCGTGGGCGACGAGGAGGACCGCGCCTTCTACAAGCTGCCCGTGCTCAAGCGCATGGTGATCATGCTGGGCGGCCCGGCCATGAACTTCCTCCTCGCGATCGTGCTGTTCGCGATCGTGCTCTGCGGGTTCGGCGTCACGACGCCCACCACCACGGTCGGCCAGGTGAACGCGTGCATCGTGCCCGCCGGATCCACCTCGTCGGCCGACGCGGCCACCTGCCCCGCCGGCGCCCCCGAGGCCCCGGGCGCGGCGGCCGGCCTCCAGCCCGGCGACACGATCGTCAGCATCGACGGCACGCCGATCACCGCGTGGGACCAGGTCACGAGCACGGTCCAGGTCTCCGCGGGCAAGGAGCTCGACGTCGTCGTGGAGCGCGACGGCGCGCGGCAGACGCTCGCCATCACGCCCGTGCTCACGCAGCAGGCCGTGATCGGCCAGCGCGGCGCTCCCGAGGTCGACGAGCAGGGGAACCCGGTCACGCGCGAGGTCGGCCTCATCGGCTTCAGCCCCACGCAGGCCGTGCAGCAGCAGCCGCTCTCGGCCGCCTTCACCACCACGGGCGAGAACATGGCCGCGGTCGGGAACCTCATCCTCAACCTCCCTCAGCGTCTGGTGGACGTCGGCCGCGCCGCGTTCGGCGGCGGCGAGCGCGACCCGAACGGGCCCATGAGCGTCGTCGGCGTCGGCCGCGTCGCGGGCGAGATCGCGAGCCTCGACGAGACGCCCGTCGCCTCGCGCGCCTCGGCCATGATCGGCCTGGTCGCCTCGCTCAACGTGGCGCTCGGAATGATCAACCTGCTGCCGCTCCTGCCGCTCGACGGCGGCCACGTGCTCGGCGCGATCGTCGAGGGCGTCCGCCGCTTCCTGGCGAAGGCGTTCGGCCGGCGCGACCCGGGGCCGGTCGACGTCGCGAAGCTCATGCCGCTGACGTTCGTGGTCGTGATCGTGTTCGGCGCCATGAGCGCGCTGCTGATCTTCGCCGACCTGGTGAACCCCGTCCGGCTGACCTGA
- a CDS encoding serine/threonine-protein kinase — MPGERPDPLAGTLLAGRYRISGLLGRGGMATVYRASDETLGREVAVKVFATDSADPAEVERQEGEVRMLAGLSHPGLVTLFDVGDDVVADRVLAFIVMEIVDGTTLADRMKEGPLPGPEVARIGGILADALGYIHRRGVVHRDVKPANVLLARPEEDDEPAAAKLTDFGIARLVDGTRLTSTGSIVGTVSYLSPEQALGEEVGAPTDVYALGLVLLECLTGRRTFPGTAAESTMARVVRDPEIPARLGASWVDLLGRMTRRDPAMRPTAREVTAELRTGRAPDSAVDAPTATSTRVMPAAAAAGFGAAGAGAAAASAAPSADRDARTERFAAASSPSAAYGDDPTARTDPAEGRPGADRVPAKRRGSRALSIAVVSVLIAAAAVVGVVTVQSLQTQDTSYPSVPGPLGASLEELQKSVEDAP; from the coding sequence ATGCCCGGAGAACGGCCCGACCCGCTCGCCGGCACGCTGCTGGCCGGCCGCTACCGCATCAGCGGGCTGCTCGGACGCGGCGGCATGGCCACCGTGTACCGCGCATCCGACGAGACGCTCGGCCGCGAGGTCGCCGTCAAGGTCTTCGCGACCGACTCCGCCGACCCGGCCGAGGTCGAGCGCCAGGAGGGCGAGGTGCGCATGCTCGCCGGCCTCAGCCACCCGGGCCTCGTGACCCTGTTCGACGTGGGCGACGACGTCGTCGCCGACCGCGTGCTCGCCTTCATCGTGATGGAGATCGTCGACGGCACCACGCTCGCCGACCGCATGAAGGAGGGGCCGCTGCCCGGGCCCGAGGTCGCGCGCATCGGCGGGATCCTCGCGGACGCGCTCGGCTACATCCACCGCCGCGGCGTCGTGCACCGCGATGTGAAGCCCGCCAACGTGCTGCTCGCCCGACCCGAGGAGGACGACGAGCCGGCCGCCGCCAAGCTCACCGACTTCGGGATCGCGCGGCTCGTGGACGGCACGCGCCTCACGTCGACCGGATCCATCGTCGGCACCGTGAGCTACCTCAGCCCCGAGCAGGCGCTCGGCGAGGAGGTGGGCGCGCCCACCGACGTCTACGCGCTCGGCCTCGTGCTCCTCGAGTGCCTCACCGGCCGCCGCACCTTCCCGGGCACGGCCGCCGAGTCGACCATGGCGCGCGTGGTCCGCGACCCGGAGATCCCGGCCCGCCTCGGCGCCTCGTGGGTGGACCTCCTCGGCCGCATGACCCGGCGCGATCCCGCGATGCGGCCCACTGCGCGCGAGGTCACCGCGGAGCTGCGGACCGGGCGCGCGCCCGACTCCGCGGTGGACGCGCCCACGGCCACGTCGACGCGGGTGATGCCGGCCGCCGCTGCCGCCGGGTTCGGTGCCGCCGGCGCGGGTGCGGCCGCTGCCTCCGCCGCGCCGTCCGCGGATCGGGACGCCCGGACCGAGCGGTTCGCCGCCGCGTCGTCGCCGTCGGCCGCGTACGGCGACGACCCGACCGCGAGGACCGACCCGGCCGAAGGCCGCCCCGGCGCGGATCGCGTCCCGGCGAAGCGCCGCGGCAGCCGGGCCCTCAGCATCGCGGTCGTGTCCGTGCTGATCGCCGCGGCGGCCGTCGTGGGCGTCGTGACCGTGCAGTCGCTGCAGACCCAGGACACCTCCTACCCGTCGGTCCCCGGACCCCTCGGCGCCAGCCTCGAGGAGCTGCAGAAGAGCGTGGAGGACGCCCCGTGA
- a CDS encoding 1-deoxy-D-xylulose-5-phosphate reductoisomerase, whose amino-acid sequence MRRVIILGSTGSIGVQALEVVARHPELFEVVGLGAGSKREALAEQARLAGVEHTALGADEAEQLIRSVDADVVLNGITGSVGLGPTLAALEEGRTLALANKESLIVGGELVRSLAAPGQLVPVDSEHSAIAQALRGGTAEEVRRLVVTASGGPFRGRSRAELAHVTPREALAHPTWDMGLVITTNSSTLVNKGLEVIEAHLLFDVPYERIDVVVHPQSLVHSMVEFIDGSTLAQASPPDMRLPIALGLNWPHRMHDVGVPIDWTRAATWTFEPLDDEAFPAVLLAKQVGASGSTYPAVYNAANEQAVQAFHAGRAGFLDIVDTIRRVVDAHEPASGPLTRASLAEAERWARAEADRVLGV is encoded by the coding sequence GTGCGCCGCGTCATCATCCTCGGATCCACCGGCTCCATCGGCGTGCAGGCCCTCGAGGTCGTCGCGCGGCACCCGGAGCTGTTCGAGGTGGTGGGGCTCGGCGCTGGCAGCAAGCGCGAGGCGCTCGCCGAGCAGGCGCGCCTCGCGGGCGTCGAGCACACGGCCCTCGGCGCGGACGAGGCGGAGCAGCTCATCCGCTCGGTCGACGCCGACGTGGTGCTCAACGGCATCACCGGATCCGTGGGGCTCGGCCCCACCCTCGCCGCGTTGGAGGAGGGCCGCACCCTCGCCCTCGCGAACAAGGAGTCGCTCATCGTCGGCGGCGAGCTGGTGCGCTCCCTCGCGGCGCCCGGCCAGCTCGTCCCCGTCGACTCGGAGCACTCGGCCATCGCGCAGGCGCTCCGGGGCGGCACGGCGGAGGAGGTCAGGCGCCTCGTCGTCACGGCGTCCGGCGGTCCGTTCCGCGGCCGCTCGCGCGCCGAGCTGGCGCACGTCACGCCGCGCGAGGCGCTCGCGCACCCCACCTGGGACATGGGCCTCGTCATCACGACCAACTCGTCGACGCTCGTGAACAAGGGCCTCGAGGTCATCGAGGCGCACCTGCTGTTCGACGTGCCCTACGAGCGGATCGACGTGGTCGTGCACCCGCAGTCGCTCGTGCACTCCATGGTCGAGTTCATCGACGGATCGACGCTCGCGCAGGCGTCCCCGCCCGACATGCGGCTCCCCATCGCGCTCGGGCTGAACTGGCCGCACCGCATGCACGACGTCGGCGTGCCCATCGACTGGACCCGCGCCGCGACGTGGACCTTCGAACCGCTCGACGACGAGGCCTTCCCCGCCGTGCTGCTCGCCAAGCAGGTGGGAGCCTCCGGATCCACGTACCCGGCCGTCTACAACGCGGCCAACGAGCAGGCCGTGCAGGCGTTCCACGCGGGGCGGGCGGGGTTCCTCGACATCGTCGACACCATCCGCCGCGTCGTCGACGCCCACGAGCCGGCGTCCGGTCCGCTCACGCGCGCGTCGCTGGCCGAGGCGGAGCGCTGGGCGCGCGCCGAGGCCGACCGGGTCCTCGGCGTCTGA
- a CDS encoding FKBP-type peptidyl-prolyl cis-trans isomerase: protein MKRRIPLTLAAAAVLALSACSGSGTPNADPSASPTAGARTAGASCIDTPSGDASKSVKVSGDFGKAPEVTVDAPLTVDTTERTVVTQGDGAEIAAGATANIALAAYNGKTGEAIAQLAYNADSPLPATLDDSALVPGVVRAVECTTVGSRIVAVVPAADGFAAEQATTLGLGADDPIVIVVDVLSQVPTRADGADQPAPEGFPTVTLADNGAPTITIPDAAPPTETKIANLKVGDGAEVTDGANVTVQYTGINWNTKKVFDSSWDKGGKPVSFQTSGVIPGFTKALVGQKVGSQVIAIIPPADGYGDKGQGDDIGGTDTIVFVVDILGTQSAPAQ, encoded by the coding sequence GTGAAGCGACGCATCCCCCTCACCCTGGCCGCGGCCGCCGTCCTGGCGCTGTCCGCCTGCTCCGGCAGCGGCACGCCGAACGCGGATCCGTCCGCGAGCCCGACGGCCGGCGCACGCACCGCGGGGGCGTCCTGCATCGACACCCCGTCGGGCGACGCCTCGAAGTCGGTCAAGGTCTCCGGCGACTTCGGGAAGGCCCCCGAGGTCACGGTGGACGCGCCGCTCACGGTCGACACGACCGAGCGCACGGTCGTCACGCAGGGCGACGGCGCGGAGATCGCCGCGGGCGCCACCGCGAACATCGCGCTGGCCGCCTACAACGGGAAGACCGGCGAGGCCATCGCGCAGCTCGCCTACAACGCGGACTCCCCGCTCCCGGCCACGCTGGACGACAGCGCGCTCGTCCCCGGCGTCGTCCGCGCGGTCGAGTGCACCACGGTCGGATCGCGCATCGTCGCGGTGGTCCCCGCAGCAGACGGCTTCGCCGCCGAGCAGGCGACGACGCTCGGCCTCGGCGCCGACGACCCCATCGTCATCGTGGTCGACGTGCTCAGCCAGGTCCCCACGCGCGCCGACGGCGCGGACCAGCCTGCACCGGAGGGCTTCCCGACGGTCACCCTCGCGGACAACGGGGCGCCCACCATCACCATCCCGGACGCGGCCCCGCCGACGGAGACGAAGATCGCGAACCTCAAGGTCGGCGACGGCGCCGAGGTCACCGACGGCGCCAACGTCACGGTGCAGTACACGGGCATCAACTGGAACACCAAGAAGGTCTTCGACTCGAGCTGGGACAAGGGCGGCAAGCCGGTCTCGTTCCAGACGAGCGGCGTCATCCCCGGCTTCACGAAGGCGCTCGTCGGCCAGAAGGTCGGCTCGCAGGTCATTGCGATCATCCCGCCGGCCGACGGCTACGGCGACAAGGGCCAGGGCGACGACATCGGCGGCACCGACACCATCGTGTTCGTCGTCGACATCCTCGGCACCCAGTCCGCCCCGGCCCAGTAG
- a CDS encoding OsmC family protein → MQIEHRYALSLEWTGDRGSGTSDHRSYGRDHVVRAAGKPDLLGSADRPFRGDVDRWNPEETLISALAQCHLLSYLNAAAMAGVVIVGYSDEPTGTMRQTDGGGGHFVEVTLRPVVTVRDPAHVELATSLHQGASERCFIASSVNFPVHHEPRTVLEADAGA, encoded by the coding sequence ATGCAGATCGAGCACCGGTACGCCCTGTCCCTCGAGTGGACGGGCGACCGCGGATCCGGCACGTCCGACCACCGCTCCTACGGCCGCGACCACGTCGTGCGCGCGGCCGGGAAGCCCGACCTCCTGGGATCCGCCGACCGCCCCTTCCGCGGCGACGTCGACCGCTGGAATCCCGAGGAGACCCTCATCTCGGCGCTCGCGCAGTGCCACCTGCTCAGCTACCTGAACGCGGCCGCCATGGCGGGCGTCGTGATCGTGGGCTACAGCGACGAGCCCACCGGCACCATGCGGCAGACGGACGGCGGGGGCGGGCACTTCGTCGAGGTCACCCTGCGGCCCGTCGTCACCGTGCGGGATCCCGCGCACGTCGAGCTCGCGACGTCGCTGCACCAGGGCGCCTCCGAGCGGTGCTTCATCGCGTCCAGCGTGAACTTCCCCGTGCACCACGAGCCGCGCACGGTGCTCGAGGCCGACGCGGGCGCCTGA